From a region of the Neobacillus niacini genome:
- the iolE gene encoding myo-inosose-2 dehydratase: MFQDVKLAIAPIGWTNDDMPELGGEITFEQCVSEMALAGFSGSEVGNKYPRDTVVLKKALGLRGLEIASAWFSAFLTSKPFEETTQAFTRHRDFLHEMGAKVIVVSEQGNSIQGQMDTPLFEKKPVFAEEEWKLLVEGLHLLGDLAAEKGMKIVYHHHMGTGIQTSEEIDRLMTETDPARVSLLYDTGHLVFSGEEHLHVLQKHMDRIHHVHLKDVRIDVANKVREGKLSFLQAVKEGVFTVPGDGVIDFKPVFEELEKAGYKGWFVVEAEQDPAKANPLEYALKARDYIREQSGL, translated from the coding sequence ATGTTTCAAGATGTGAAGCTGGCGATTGCGCCAATCGGTTGGACTAATGATGATATGCCGGAGCTCGGCGGAGAAATTACTTTTGAGCAATGTGTCAGTGAAATGGCGCTTGCAGGTTTCTCCGGCAGTGAGGTAGGAAATAAATATCCACGCGATACAGTCGTATTAAAAAAAGCATTAGGATTGCGAGGGCTGGAAATTGCGAGCGCTTGGTTCAGTGCGTTTTTAACGTCAAAGCCATTTGAGGAAACTACCCAAGCCTTTACACGGCACCGAGATTTTTTACATGAAATGGGTGCTAAGGTAATCGTCGTTTCAGAACAAGGCAATAGTATTCAAGGTCAAATGGATACTCCTTTGTTTGAGAAAAAGCCGGTGTTCGCGGAGGAAGAATGGAAGCTATTGGTAGAAGGTCTACATCTTCTTGGTGATCTTGCAGCTGAAAAAGGGATGAAAATCGTCTACCACCATCATATGGGTACGGGCATCCAAACATCTGAGGAGATTGACCGGTTGATGACAGAAACGGACCCAGCAAGGGTTTCGCTCCTATATGATACCGGCCATCTTGTTTTCTCTGGAGAAGAACATTTGCACGTCCTGCAAAAACATATGGATCGAATCCATCATGTCCACTTGAAGGATGTTCGTATCGATGTAGCCAATAAGGTCCGTGAAGGGAAGTTGAGCTTCCTACAGGCAGTAAAAGAGGGAGTATTTACAGTCCCTGGTGATGGAGTGATTGACTTTAAGCCTGTTTTTGAAGAGTTGGAAAAGGCGGGATATAAAGGATGGTTTGTGGTTGAAGCCGAACAAGACCCAGCTAAGGCCAATCCTTTAGAATATGCCTTAAAAGCACGTGACTATATCCGTGAGCAAAGCGGGCTATAA
- a CDS encoding class II fructose-bisphosphate aldolase, which translates to MTLVKMKEILTHAKANGYGVGAFSVANLEMIMGAVRAAEELRSPLILQIAEVRLKHSPLSIIGPAMVAAATNASVPVAVHFDHGLTEEKIREALEIGFSSIMYDGSHHPLEKNITETKKMAAIAREYGATVEAEIGQVGGSEDGSVDLEMLITSTEQAVQFAADTEIDALAIAIGNAHGVYKGEPQLRFDRLQEINSEIEIPLVLHGGSGISETNFRQCISLGIRKINVATATFNNVVNMVNTEAPFKDYFSYHESVIAAAAENVKRHMEMFQSVGRVKEETLNV; encoded by the coding sequence ATGACATTAGTAAAAATGAAAGAAATTCTCACTCATGCCAAGGCGAATGGTTACGGTGTTGGTGCGTTTAGTGTGGCAAACCTGGAAATGATTATGGGAGCGGTACGTGCGGCGGAAGAACTCCGCTCCCCGCTTATTTTGCAAATAGCGGAAGTACGCTTGAAGCACTCGCCACTCTCTATTATCGGACCAGCGATGGTGGCCGCTGCAACGAATGCTAGTGTTCCGGTTGCGGTTCACTTTGATCATGGCTTAACAGAAGAAAAGATTCGCGAGGCGTTGGAAATCGGTTTTTCCTCCATTATGTATGATGGCTCCCATCATCCCCTTGAAAAAAATATTACTGAAACGAAGAAGATGGCTGCGATTGCACGTGAATATGGAGCTACGGTGGAAGCCGAAATCGGTCAGGTCGGCGGCAGTGAAGATGGCTCGGTGGACTTGGAAATGCTGATTACCTCGACGGAACAGGCAGTGCAGTTTGCTGCTGATACGGAGATTGATGCACTCGCTATTGCCATTGGGAATGCCCATGGAGTCTATAAGGGAGAACCCCAGCTGCGCTTTGACCGTTTACAAGAGATTAATAGTGAAATAGAGATTCCTCTGGTTCTTCACGGTGGTTCCGGAATCTCTGAAACTAATTTTCGTCAATGTATCTCTCTTGGAATTAGAAAAATAAATGTCGCGACTGCCACGTTTAATAATGTTGTAAACATGGTTAACACCGAGGCACCATTTAAGGATTATTTTTCCTACCATGAAAGCGTTATTGCCGCTGCAGCAGAAAATGTGAAACGACATATGGAAATGTTCCAAAGTGTCGGGCGTGTAAAGGAGGAAACACTCAATGTATGA
- a CDS encoding 5-deoxy-glucuronate isomerase, translated as MYEKLGELKPGYTKITDMENKHPDMLQDIGIYSLAKGESVTLLEGRKESAILPLEGEVILEWNGKSQEIKRDSVFEEDPWCLHIPKEVEVRITALSTSEVLVQKTDNDTVFDAKLYTPEDCQSNVAGDGVWNGTAERVIRTIFDYSTAPYSNLVIGEVISYPGRWSSFPPHHHDQPEVYYYRFNKPQGFGCAMVGPEAYRVEHNSYITIPGELDHPQATAPGYAMYFCWMIRHIENNPWTDRIMEEEHKWLLEPDAKIWPEK; from the coding sequence ATGTATGAAAAATTAGGTGAATTAAAACCTGGATATACAAAAATAACAGATATGGAAAATAAGCATCCAGATATGCTACAAGATATCGGTATTTATTCGTTAGCAAAGGGAGAAAGTGTAACTCTTTTAGAAGGAAGAAAAGAGTCAGCTATCCTGCCGCTTGAAGGCGAGGTTATTCTAGAGTGGAATGGGAAGTCTCAAGAAATCAAGCGCGATAGCGTTTTTGAAGAAGATCCCTGGTGCTTGCACATTCCAAAGGAAGTAGAAGTAAGGATTACGGCGCTTTCCACCAGTGAAGTGCTTGTGCAAAAAACAGATAATGATACCGTTTTTGATGCAAAACTGTATACACCTGAGGATTGCCAAAGCAACGTCGCGGGTGATGGTGTATGGAATGGAACGGCGGAACGGGTGATTCGGACCATTTTTGATTACAGCACAGCTCCATATTCCAATCTTGTTATTGGAGAGGTTATTTCCTACCCTGGTCGCTGGTCTAGCTTCCCGCCGCATCACCATGATCAGCCTGAAGTTTATTATTATCGTTTTAATAAGCCACAAGGTTTTGGATGTGCAATGGTAGGACCGGAAGCTTACCGTGTTGAACATAATAGCTATATTACGATTCCTGGAGAGCTGGATCATCCGCAAGCAACGGCACCTGGTTATGCGATGTACTTCTGCTGGATGATTCGTCACATTGAAAATAATCCATGGACCGATCGGATCATGGAAGAAGAACATAAGTGGCTGTTAGAGCCTGATGCAAAAATCTGGCCAGAAAAGTAA
- a CDS encoding DeoR/GlpR family DNA-binding transcription regulator, giving the protein MIKEKRIKQLEEYVVKHQSASLDELVKEFKVSKNTIRRDLQELVDTGTFKKVYGGIAVNQKKLEPFHEREVQNHHGKKVIGRTAADFVEDGDIIFIDSGTTTIEMLDHIKEKHITIITNNIDTIVGSIPFENLTIITIGGVLERKTKSFGINYNIEILNTYNINKAFMASTGITPTNGVTNASLFETELKRKIVERSKTIYLLVDHNKFGQYGLTTYCELNKINYLITDKMPSLEYQNLVVENNVKLVIAE; this is encoded by the coding sequence ATGATAAAGGAAAAAAGGATAAAGCAATTAGAGGAATATGTAGTAAAACACCAATCTGCGTCCCTAGATGAACTTGTCAAAGAATTTAAGGTATCAAAAAATACAATTAGACGTGATCTTCAAGAGTTAGTAGATACAGGGACTTTCAAAAAAGTTTATGGCGGCATCGCCGTCAATCAAAAAAAACTTGAGCCGTTTCATGAACGGGAAGTACAAAATCATCATGGAAAAAAAGTCATAGGTAGAACAGCAGCCGATTTTGTCGAGGATGGAGATATCATTTTTATCGATTCGGGTACTACAACAATAGAGATGCTTGATCATATAAAAGAAAAGCATATTACAATCATTACAAATAATATTGATACGATTGTTGGTTCAATTCCTTTTGAAAATTTAACAATCATAACGATTGGAGGCGTTCTTGAGAGAAAAACCAAATCTTTTGGTATTAACTATAATATAGAAATATTAAATACCTACAATATTAACAAGGCATTTATGGCTTCAACCGGTATTACACCTACTAACGGCGTTACAAACGCTTCTCTTTTTGAAACAGAATTAAAAAGAAAAATTGTGGAAAGGAGTAAAACAATCTATTTATTAGTTGATCATAATAAATTTGGTCAATATGGATTAACAACCTATTGTGAATTAAACAAAATTAATTACTTAATTACTGATAAAATGCCCAGTCTGGAGTACCAGAACCTTGTGGTGGAGAATAATGTAAAATTAGTTATTGCAGAATAA
- a CDS encoding CoA-acylating methylmalonate-semialdehyde dehydrogenase, which yields MGEIRKLKNFINGEWVPSKSAMYEDVYNPATKEVIAQVPLSTYEDVNDAIEAAQAAFEDWRLVPVQQRARILFKFQQLLQDNKEELARLITIENGKNLTEALGEVGRGIENVEFAAGAPTLMMGDSISTIATDVEVTSYRYPIGVVGGITPFNFPMMVPCWMFPMAIAVGNTFVLKPSERTPLLTEKLAQLLTEAGLPKGVFNIVNGAHDVVNGLLDHPTVQAISFVGSKPVGEYVYKRGSQNLKRVQALTGAKNHSIVLNDADIDHATTNIISSGFGSAGERCMACSVVTVEEGIADEFMSSLLEKTKKIKIGNGLDDGVFLGPVIREENLKRTLGYIKQGIEEGAKLVCDGRENCSEDGYFVGPTIFDGVTTDMTIWKDEIFAPVLSIVRVKHLKEAVKTANQSEFANGACIYTSNASAIRYFRENIDAGMLGINLGVPAPIAFFPFSGWKASFYGTLPANGKDGVEFYTHKKVVTANYKAPIFE from the coding sequence ATGGGTGAAATAAGAAAGCTTAAAAATTTTATTAATGGTGAGTGGGTCCCAAGCAAATCGGCTATGTATGAGGATGTATATAATCCTGCTACGAAAGAGGTAATTGCCCAAGTCCCGTTATCTACTTATGAAGATGTTAATGATGCAATAGAGGCTGCACAGGCAGCATTTGAAGATTGGAGACTCGTTCCTGTACAGCAGCGTGCCCGAATTCTATTTAAATTTCAGCAGCTGCTGCAAGATAATAAAGAGGAATTAGCTCGTTTGATTACAATTGAAAACGGGAAGAATCTCACCGAAGCATTAGGAGAAGTCGGTAGAGGAATCGAAAATGTAGAATTTGCTGCTGGGGCACCTACCTTAATGATGGGAGATTCTATATCCACTATTGCAACGGATGTGGAAGTGACTAGTTATCGCTATCCTATCGGTGTAGTAGGTGGAATTACACCTTTCAATTTTCCAATGATGGTTCCTTGCTGGATGTTCCCAATGGCGATTGCGGTAGGAAATACATTTGTTTTGAAGCCATCTGAAAGAACTCCATTACTCACCGAAAAATTAGCACAATTATTAACGGAGGCAGGACTCCCAAAAGGTGTGTTTAACATTGTTAATGGTGCACATGATGTTGTAAATGGTCTTTTAGATCATCCCACTGTTCAAGCTATTTCCTTTGTTGGTTCCAAACCTGTTGGTGAATATGTTTATAAACGCGGAAGTCAGAACTTAAAACGTGTCCAAGCTCTTACTGGTGCAAAAAACCATTCGATTGTTTTAAATGATGCAGATATAGACCATGCGACAACAAATATCATCAGTTCTGGATTTGGTTCTGCAGGGGAACGCTGTATGGCTTGTTCCGTTGTGACAGTAGAGGAAGGGATAGCAGATGAATTTATGTCATCACTTCTAGAAAAAACTAAAAAAATCAAAATTGGTAACGGCTTAGATGATGGTGTGTTCTTAGGACCAGTGATTAGAGAAGAAAATCTAAAACGGACACTTGGATATATTAAACAAGGTATTGAAGAGGGGGCAAAGCTAGTATGTGATGGGCGTGAAAATTGTTCAGAAGATGGTTATTTTGTGGGTCCAACTATTTTTGATGGTGTCACCACTGATATGACCATTTGGAAGGATGAAATATTCGCTCCAGTACTTTCTATTGTCCGTGTTAAACACTTGAAAGAAGCAGTAAAAACAGCAAACCAATCAGAATTTGCAAATGGGGCATGTATTTATACATCTAATGCTTCAGCCATTCGTTATTTTAGAGAAAATATTGACGCAGGCATGTTGGGGATTAACTTAGGTGTACCCGCTCCGATTGCTTTCTTTCCATTCTCAGGCTGGAAAGCTTCCTTTTATGGTACTTTGCCTGCCAATGGTAAAGATGGTGTGGAATTCTATACACATAAAAAAGTTGTAACAGCAAATTATAAAGCACCAATATTTGAGTAA
- the iolC gene encoding 5-dehydro-2-deoxygluconokinase, producing MRINFHTDREFDLIAIGRACMDLNAVEYNRPMEETMTFKKYVGGSPANIAIGAAKLGLKSGFIGKLADDQHGRFIEQYMREAGVDTSNMVIDKEGHKTGLAFTEIKSPEECSILMYRDDVADLYLQPSEVSEEYIKKSKILLVSGTALSKSPSREAVLKAIKYAKQNDVKVVFELDYRPYTWGSSEEVSVYYSLVAEQANVVIGTRDEFDILENIVEGNNETTIRYLFAYSPELIVIKHGVEGSYAYLKTGETCKGHAYLTKVLKTFGAGDSYASAFLYALITGKDIETALKYASASAAIVVSKHSSSEAMPTAAEIEALIKERS from the coding sequence ATGAGAATAAATTTTCATACCGATCGTGAATTTGATCTTATTGCAATTGGGAGGGCATGTATGGATTTAAATGCGGTAGAATATAACCGGCCAATGGAAGAAACAATGACCTTTAAAAAGTATGTAGGCGGTTCGCCTGCTAACATTGCAATTGGGGCAGCGAAATTAGGCTTAAAATCAGGTTTTATTGGCAAGCTTGCCGACGACCAGCATGGACGTTTTATCGAACAATATATGCGTGAAGCAGGAGTAGATACTTCTAATATGGTGATAGATAAAGAGGGGCATAAGACTGGGCTTGCTTTTACGGAAATTAAGAGTCCTGAGGAATGCAGTATCTTAATGTATCGCGATGATGTAGCTGATTTGTATTTACAGCCATCAGAGGTAAGTGAAGAGTATATAAAAAAATCAAAAATTCTCCTTGTATCAGGAACGGCACTTTCAAAAAGTCCATCTCGAGAAGCCGTGTTAAAAGCAATCAAATATGCCAAGCAAAACGATGTGAAAGTCGTATTTGAATTAGATTATCGGCCATATACATGGGGATCTTCTGAAGAAGTATCCGTTTATTATTCACTCGTTGCAGAGCAGGCAAATGTGGTGATTGGTACTCGCGATGAATTTGACATACTGGAAAATATTGTAGAAGGTAACAATGAAACGACGATTCGGTATTTGTTCGCTTACTCACCAGAGTTAATTGTCATTAAACATGGTGTTGAAGGTTCTTATGCGTATCTGAAAACTGGTGAAACGTGCAAGGGACATGCTTACTTAACGAAAGTATTAAAAACATTTGGTGCAGGGGATTCATATGCATCTGCTTTTCTATATGCATTAATTACTGGTAAAGATATTGAAACAGCATTAAAATATGCCAGTGCTTCTGCGGCCATTGTTGTAAGTAAGCATAGTTCGTCAGAAGCAATGCCAACAGCAGCAGAAATTGAAGCGCTGATTAAAGAAAGATCGTAA
- the iolD gene encoding 3D-(3,5/4)-trihydroxycyclohexane-1,2-dione acylhydrolase (decyclizing): MVKIKLTTAQALIKFLNQQYLHVDGEEFPYVEGIFTLFGHGNVLGIGQALEQDSGHLKVFQGKNEQGMAHAAIAYSKQMLRQKIFAVTTSVGPGAANLAAAAGTALANNIPVLFLPGDTFATRQPDPVLQQVEQEYSLAVTTNDALKPLSRYWDRITRPEQLMSSLLRAFEVMTDPAKAGPATICISQDVEGEAFGFDETFFEKRVHYLDRKIPVQRELHGATELIKSSKRPVFVVGGGAKYSQARDILIKLSETHTIPLVETQAGKATVESWFPHNLGGLGVTGTLAANKAAQQADLIIGIGTRYTDFATSSKTGFNFDTAKFLNINVSRMQAYKLDAFQVVADAKTTLEQLAPLLEGYQTDYANTIFDLKEEWIKERDRLSQVTFQRKNFDPEVKGHFSQEILNEYADSLETELSQTAVLITVNNAIDSDSIIVASSGSLPGDVQRVWNPEVPNTYNVEYGYSCMGYEISGALGVKLAQPEKEVFSLVGDGSFLMLHSELITAIQYGQKINVILFDNAGFGCINNLQMGNGSSSYCTEFRTFDNQILNIDYAKVAEAYGAKAYRATTLEGLKAAIEDAKKQKRSTFIEVKVLPKTMTDGYESWWNVGVAEVSENEKVQKVYQDKVEMKNKAKQY; the protein is encoded by the coding sequence ATGGTGAAAATTAAATTAACAACGGCACAAGCATTAATTAAATTTTTGAATCAACAATATCTTCATGTGGATGGTGAAGAATTTCCATACGTAGAAGGGATCTTCACATTGTTCGGCCATGGAAATGTATTAGGTATTGGGCAGGCACTTGAACAAGATTCAGGACACTTAAAAGTATTTCAAGGGAAAAATGAGCAAGGGATGGCCCATGCTGCTATTGCCTATAGTAAACAAATGCTGCGCCAAAAAATCTTTGCTGTCACTACATCTGTTGGTCCAGGAGCAGCTAATTTAGCTGCAGCTGCAGGTACAGCATTAGCAAACAATATTCCCGTGTTATTTTTGCCGGGTGATACATTTGCCACCAGGCAGCCAGATCCCGTCTTACAACAAGTTGAGCAGGAATATAGCTTAGCTGTAACAACAAACGATGCATTGAAACCGCTTTCGAGGTATTGGGACCGCATTACTCGTCCTGAACAACTAATGTCGAGTCTGCTTCGAGCTTTCGAAGTTATGACAGATCCGGCAAAAGCTGGTCCCGCAACCATTTGTATATCTCAGGATGTAGAAGGCGAAGCTTTTGGTTTTGATGAAACGTTCTTTGAAAAAAGGGTTCATTACCTTGATAGAAAAATACCTGTACAGCGTGAATTACATGGGGCAACTGAGTTAATAAAATCCAGTAAAAGGCCTGTTTTTGTCGTAGGCGGCGGAGCTAAGTACTCTCAAGCCCGTGATATATTAATCAAACTCTCCGAAACCCATACGATCCCATTGGTTGAAACACAAGCTGGGAAAGCGACGGTCGAATCTTGGTTTCCACATAATTTAGGCGGTTTGGGTGTAACGGGAACATTAGCAGCAAATAAAGCAGCACAACAAGCAGATTTAATTATTGGCATCGGAACTAGATATACAGATTTCGCCACTTCCTCTAAAACAGGCTTTAATTTTGATACAGCAAAATTCTTAAATATTAATGTTAGTAGAATGCAAGCCTATAAATTAGATGCTTTTCAAGTAGTAGCCGATGCAAAGACCACCTTAGAACAATTAGCACCATTACTAGAAGGCTATCAAACTGATTATGCAAACACTATTTTTGACTTGAAAGAGGAATGGATAAAAGAACGTGACCGTTTGAGTCAGGTAACTTTTCAACGCAAAAATTTCGATCCTGAAGTGAAGGGTCATTTTTCTCAAGAAATCTTGAATGAATATGCGGATTCTTTAGAAACTGAACTTTCGCAAACGGCCGTATTAATTACGGTAAATAATGCGATTGATTCTGACAGTATTATTGTTGCCTCTTCAGGATCACTTCCAGGTGATGTCCAACGGGTTTGGAATCCGGAGGTGCCCAATACTTATAACGTAGAATACGGTTATTCTTGTATGGGTTATGAAATATCTGGCGCATTAGGAGTGAAGTTGGCCCAACCAGAAAAGGAAGTATTCTCACTAGTAGGTGACGGAAGTTTCTTGATGTTACATTCTGAACTGATAACCGCCATACAATATGGGCAAAAAATTAATGTGATTCTTTTCGACAATGCTGGGTTTGGCTGCATCAATAACTTACAAATGGGAAATGGCAGCAGCAGCTATTGTACAGAATTCCGAACATTTGACAATCAAATCCTGAATATTGATTATGCAAAAGTGGCAGAGGCTTATGGTGCAAAAGCCTATCGTGCTACTACACTAGAGGGTCTAAAAGCAGCCATTGAAGATGCGAAAAAACAAAAAAGATCTACGTTTATTGAAGTGAAGGTTTTACCCAAAACTATGACTGATGGGTATGAAAGCTGGTGGAATGTCGGCGTAGCGGAAGTATCTGAAAATGAAAAAGTACAAAAGGTTTACCAAGACAAGGTGGAAATGAAAAATAAGGCAAAGCAATATTGA